Proteins from a genomic interval of Caldicellulosiruptor diazotrophicus:
- a CDS encoding DUF262 domain-containing protein translates to MNLQQGQMNLLDLVRKAYNGECMLPDFQRNFVWTRYDIEELIKSLLQGMFIGTFLILETNPQSVPFKVIFVEGAEKVNPQICEQPKILILDGQQRLTSLFYAIYSPDIPLRNSENPYAFFIDLEKLAVDNINEAVFSWSKKWREFKEIIDENGDYNLEVLKEKKILPLTVFKDIPEFYKLWFGEYKLLFEDKEANKIFAYIDNMIKYNIFTLSLGLSYNDKPDEIAALFEKINRSGVKLSIYDLLVARFYKFIRLREKWEEVFENSVNIKKLAGRIDNTTVPYSFIQALALAADKNISSREMLRIDNNILSDQSWAKVVDIAENKVLPYLLQVNNFGIVDFEKWLPYYPIVTMMIAFFLKFDHPDTDKIEKWYWSAVFSERYSGSTETTMAKDFKEVCAWFNNNNLIPEVVEKLRNQLESNVYTLKEVRRKGSSKYIGIFNLLFKNGAKDFYYPENIAFNQLDDHHIFPVNFLKAKGVEVDVDSIMNRTLIFENTNRSISRRSPGDYIRKMIEIQKSKGLSEQEAEHKVKEILKGHFIDEEMYLLLKNTTDNLTPSEIKVNFERFINKREKLILNEIKRLIG, encoded by the coding sequence ATGAATCTCCAGCAAGGACAGATGAACTTATTGGACTTAGTTAGAAAGGCTTATAATGGTGAATGTATGCTACCCGATTTTCAAAGAAATTTTGTTTGGACAAGATATGACATTGAAGAGCTTATAAAATCACTTCTTCAAGGTATGTTTATAGGAACTTTTTTGATTTTAGAAACAAATCCACAAAGTGTTCCTTTTAAGGTGATTTTTGTAGAAGGGGCAGAGAAAGTAAATCCCCAAATATGTGAGCAACCCAAGATATTAATTTTGGATGGACAACAAAGACTTACATCTTTGTTTTACGCTATATATAGTCCTGATATTCCTCTGCGTAATTCTGAAAATCCCTATGCATTTTTTATTGATTTAGAAAAACTTGCCGTTGATAATATTAATGAAGCAGTATTTAGCTGGTCAAAAAAATGGAGAGAGTTCAAGGAGATTATTGATGAAAACGGAGACTATAATCTTGAAGTTTTAAAAGAGAAAAAAATATTGCCATTGACAGTGTTTAAAGATATTCCTGAGTTCTATAAATTATGGTTTGGAGAGTATAAATTATTATTTGAAGACAAGGAAGCGAATAAAATATTTGCTTATATTGATAACATGATAAAATATAACATTTTTACTCTATCGCTTGGTCTATCATATAATGACAAACCTGATGAAATTGCTGCACTGTTTGAAAAAATCAATAGAAGTGGTGTAAAACTTTCCATTTATGATCTTCTTGTAGCAAGATTTTACAAGTTCATAAGACTTCGAGAAAAGTGGGAAGAAGTATTTGAAAATAGTGTTAATATTAAAAAACTTGCAGGAAGAATAGACAATACCACAGTTCCATATTCATTTATTCAAGCTCTTGCATTAGCGGCCGACAAAAACATCAGTTCACGAGAAATGCTTAGGATAGATAATAACATTCTTTCAGACCAGAGTTGGGCCAAAGTGGTTGATATTGCAGAAAACAAGGTATTGCCGTATTTGCTCCAGGTAAATAACTTTGGAATAGTAGATTTTGAAAAGTGGTTGCCATATTATCCTATTGTTACAATGATGATTGCATTCTTCTTAAAATTTGATCATCCTGACACAGATAAAATTGAAAAATGGTACTGGAGTGCAGTTTTTTCAGAACGATATTCAGGTTCTACCGAAACCACTATGGCAAAAGACTTCAAAGAAGTATGTGCATGGTTTAACAATAATAACTTAATACCTGAGGTTGTGGAAAAATTAAGAAATCAATTAGAGAGTAATGTATATACCTTGAAAGAGGTAAGGAGAAAGGGAAGTTCAAAATATATCGGAATTTTCAATCTTTTATTTAAAAACGGAGCAAAAGATTTTTATTATCCTGAGAACATTGCTTTTAACCAGCTTGATGACCATCATATTTTTCCAGTGAACTTTTTGAAAGCCAAAGGTGTGGAGGTTGATGTTGACTCAATTATGAACAGGACATTGATTTTTGAAAATACTAACAGAAGCATATCTCGTCGCAGTCCAGGTGATTACATAAGAAAGATGATTGAAATTCAAAAATCAAAAGGCCTATCAGAACAAGAAGCAGAACACAAGGTAAAAGAGATATTAAAGGGTCATTTCATTGATGAAGAAATGTATTTATTGTTAAAAAACACTACTGATAATCTGACACCTTCGGAGATTAAAGTGAACTTTGAAAGATTTATAAATAAACGAGAAAAGCTAATTTTGAATGAGATAAAAAGGCTGATAGGATAA
- a CDS encoding IS256 family transposase yields the protein MNKNEIIETAKNMAVEQVLNMYCSKDDPNRPALKQLLENLLDCFMLSERSVYLAKNDNDKGNGFYDRKLATPVGSLEISVPRTRTGNFRPSILPDRYKRVDSSYTDLLMSLVVNGYSESSLVQTLKALNLPYSENEILKIKEDLKNELQLFKQRELPTSAFALIIDGYHCEVKDNSKVKQATCYVVLGIDLEGKKDIFGVYTFFGKENKADWMKVFEDLITRGLKEILIVISDDFPGIIDAVKLAYPLADHQLCFVHLQRNVRKHMTKEDASAFNKSLDRLRISSSDFDEAVLKFKELCDGYLSKYPRFIKAISEKAEFYLAHMKYPEELRKHIYTTNAVESVNSMIEKIRVNSGGYFQSVEVLEINIYLQRENLRRTKWKNGVPSIRKCINNITQLYNLRYKLETQNS from the coding sequence ATGAATAAAAACGAAATTATTGAGACTGCTAAAAACATGGCTGTAGAGCAAGTATTAAATATGTATTGCTCCAAAGATGATCCTAACCGCCCAGCTCTAAAGCAACTCTTAGAAAACTTGCTCGATTGCTTTATGTTATCGGAAAGATCAGTGTACCTTGCTAAAAATGACAATGACAAAGGCAATGGTTTTTACGATAGAAAACTTGCAACACCTGTTGGCAGTCTTGAAATCTCTGTCCCTCGCACACGTACTGGTAATTTCCGACCTTCTATCCTCCCTGACCGCTACAAAAGAGTTGATAGTTCATACACTGACCTGCTTATGTCTTTAGTCGTCAATGGTTATTCCGAAAGTTCCCTTGTCCAGACTTTGAAAGCTTTGAATCTTCCATATTCCGAAAATGAAATACTAAAAATCAAAGAAGACCTTAAAAATGAGCTTCAGTTATTCAAACAAAGAGAACTACCAACAAGTGCTTTTGCTCTCATCATCGATGGTTATCATTGTGAAGTTAAGGATAATTCTAAGGTTAAACAAGCTACTTGTTATGTTGTCCTCGGTATCGACTTAGAAGGTAAAAAAGACATTTTCGGTGTCTACACTTTCTTCGGCAAAGAAAATAAGGCTGATTGGATGAAAGTATTTGAAGACTTAATTACAAGAGGGCTAAAAGAGATTCTAATTGTCATAAGTGATGACTTCCCTGGTATTATAGATGCTGTCAAACTTGCTTATCCTCTTGCTGACCATCAACTGTGTTTTGTCCACCTCCAACGTAATGTCAGAAAACATATGACAAAAGAGGATGCTTCAGCTTTTAACAAGAGTTTAGACAGACTTAGAATTTCTTCCTCCGATTTTGACGAAGCTGTACTGAAATTTAAAGAACTTTGCGATGGATACCTTTCAAAATATCCTCGATTTATTAAAGCAATATCAGAAAAAGCAGAGTTTTATCTTGCCCATATGAAATACCCTGAGGAATTAAGGAAGCATATCTACACCACAAACGCCGTTGAAAGTGTAAATAGCATGATTGAAAAGATTAGAGTAAATTCAGGTGGATACTTTCAGTCTGTTGAAGTCTTAGAAATTAATATTTACTTACAGCGAGAGAACTTACGCCGTACAAAATGGAAAAATGGAGTTCCCAGTATTAGAAAATGCATCAATAACATAACCCAACTTTACAACTTGCGTTATAAATTGGAAACACAAAATTCTTGA
- a CDS encoding phospholipase D-like domain-containing anti-phage protein has protein sequence MLQRYSSRKVNISEEFLNRYLKNAKSYDRLAGYFSSSILEIAGEAIESVQGIIRVICNSEVEKKDVEVAKLAKQKMVREWFKSNPEKKAQQFPDRFKKLYELLKSRKMIVKVVPNDFYGLVHAKAGVISLSDGKKIAFVGSVNETKPAWKDNYEILWADDSIESVEWVQEEFEYFWQSPYACDLSELVIENIGRLSRGRIITIEEWQKDPDPASAVIESPVYRDGFGLWNHQKYFVKMVFDEHLEGGARYILADDVGLGKTAQLGMIAQLTALYGDKPVLIIVPKTLLWQWQDELKTMFDIPSAVWDGRKWIVETGQEVKPQSNGIPPILQCPRRIGIISHGLITSGSDLVKPLLDIEYECIIVDEAHRARRQNLSKPSERPEPNNLMKFLLQLSQKTKTMILATATPIQLHPIEGWDLLSILARGSKKVLGSEFSLWQTRPLDAIELVRGTRQIISKAEYWGWIRNPLPHSKENTYTIGKLRNSLGMENNEYVLLTEYDSLTPYQKELLNEIIAEDYMQKYNPFIRHIVKRKRSTLENTIDPETNQPYLKKIDIELFGEDDSSALILTPPLKAAYEYAEEFTNLLKKRSGAKGFYKTLLLRRMGSSFQAGLNTAKVIYEKQEIDADDFDEDDVEEFVDKVKINRDELYCLERIIELLEYNKQNDPKLSKIIQILKDLNWLERGCIIFSEYYDTALTVASALSEFFTEELIGFYAGGNKSGVFKGGSFSSIDRDEIKELVLDRKIRLMIGTDAAAEGLNLQTLGTLINVDLPWNPIRLEQRQGRIRRIGQQFDKVYVYNLRYKDSIEDRIHAVLSGRIKLTYDMIGSLPEIIKDEWMEIVKTVEVLNSEHPFDIKYKEHVEKVDWESCKKVLDNEQRKEWLMRGWSN, from the coding sequence ATGCTTCAAAGATATTCATCGCGAAAAGTTAATATTTCAGAAGAGTTTTTAAATAGATATCTCAAAAACGCAAAAAGCTATGACAGACTTGCCGGGTATTTTAGCTCGTCAATATTGGAAATAGCAGGCGAGGCAATAGAAAGCGTTCAGGGTATTATAAGGGTTATATGCAACTCTGAAGTTGAAAAAAAGGATGTTGAGGTTGCGAAGCTTGCAAAACAAAAAATGGTTCGTGAATGGTTCAAATCAAATCCTGAGAAAAAGGCACAGCAGTTTCCAGATAGATTCAAAAAGCTGTATGAGCTTTTAAAAAGCAGAAAAATGATAGTCAAAGTTGTACCAAACGACTTTTATGGGCTTGTCCATGCCAAGGCAGGGGTGATTTCCCTGTCTGATGGTAAAAAGATTGCTTTTGTTGGAAGTGTAAACGAAACAAAACCTGCATGGAAAGACAATTATGAAATTCTCTGGGCAGATGACTCAATCGAGAGCGTTGAATGGGTTCAAGAAGAATTTGAATATTTCTGGCAAAGTCCATATGCATGTGATCTGAGCGAACTTGTAATAGAAAACATAGGAAGACTTAGCAGGGGCAGGATAATTACCATTGAAGAGTGGCAAAAAGACCCTGACCCTGCCTCTGCTGTCATTGAATCTCCTGTATACAGAGATGGTTTTGGACTTTGGAATCATCAGAAATACTTTGTTAAAATGGTGTTTGACGAGCATTTAGAAGGTGGTGCAAGATACATATTGGCAGACGATGTTGGACTTGGCAAGACTGCTCAGCTTGGAATGATTGCTCAGTTAACGGCACTCTATGGGGACAAACCTGTTTTGATAATTGTTCCTAAGACGCTTTTGTGGCAGTGGCAGGATGAACTCAAAACCATGTTCGATATACCATCTGCTGTATGGGATGGACGAAAGTGGATTGTGGAGACAGGTCAAGAGGTGAAACCTCAGTCAAATGGAATACCGCCAATTTTGCAGTGTCCGAGAAGGATAGGTATAATATCTCATGGACTTATAACATCAGGTTCTGATCTTGTAAAACCTCTTTTGGATATTGAATATGAATGCATCATTGTTGATGAGGCACACCGGGCAAGACGCCAAAATCTTAGCAAGCCTTCAGAAAGACCCGAACCAAACAATCTTATGAAGTTTTTGTTGCAATTGTCGCAAAAAACAAAAACAATGATTTTGGCAACGGCAACACCTATCCAGCTTCATCCCATTGAAGGCTGGGATTTGCTAAGTATTCTTGCAAGAGGTTCTAAAAAAGTTTTGGGAAGTGAATTCAGTCTCTGGCAGACAAGACCACTTGATGCGATAGAACTTGTGCGAGGAACAAGACAAATAATTAGCAAAGCTGAATACTGGGGATGGATTAGAAATCCATTGCCGCATTCGAAAGAAAATACTTACACAATAGGGAAACTTAGAAATTCGCTTGGCATGGAAAACAATGAGTATGTGCTTTTAACCGAGTATGATAGTCTTACACCTTATCAAAAAGAACTTCTGAATGAGATTATTGCGGAAGATTATATGCAAAAATACAATCCTTTCATAAGACATATTGTCAAAAGAAAGAGGTCGACCCTGGAAAACACCATTGACCCGGAAACGAACCAACCTTACCTCAAGAAAATTGACATTGAACTTTTTGGTGAGGATGACAGCAGTGCACTGATTTTAACTCCTCCACTTAAAGCAGCTTATGAATATGCAGAAGAATTCACAAATCTGCTTAAAAAGAGATCAGGTGCAAAAGGCTTTTACAAGACTCTTCTTTTACGAAGAATGGGTTCATCTTTTCAGGCAGGGTTGAATACAGCTAAAGTAATTTATGAAAAACAAGAAATTGATGCTGACGATTTTGATGAGGATGATGTTGAAGAATTTGTTGATAAGGTTAAGATAAACAGAGACGAACTTTATTGTTTGGAGAGAATTATAGAACTTCTTGAGTACAATAAACAAAATGACCCAAAATTATCAAAAATAATTCAGATACTCAAGGACTTAAACTGGCTTGAAAGGGGTTGTATTATTTTCTCTGAATACTACGATACTGCTTTGACTGTTGCTTCAGCCCTTTCTGAATTCTTTACGGAGGAGCTAATAGGATTTTATGCAGGTGGCAATAAATCTGGAGTATTCAAAGGTGGCAGTTTTTCAAGTATTGATCGTGATGAAATAAAAGAGCTTGTATTGGACAGAAAGATAAGGCTCATGATTGGAACAGATGCCGCTGCAGAAGGTTTGAACTTGCAAACACTTGGCACTCTTATAAATGTTGACCTTCCATGGAATCCAATAAGACTTGAGCAGCGCCAGGGAAGAATAAGAAGAATAGGTCAGCAATTTGATAAGGTTTATGTGTATAACTTAAGATACAAAGATTCTATTGAAGATAGAATTCATGCAGTTCTGTCTGGCAGAATAAAACTCACCTATGATATGATTGGCTCACTTCCAGAGATTATAAAAGATGAGTGGATGGAAATTGTCAAAACAGTTGAAGTTTTAAATTCCGAGCATCCATTTGATATAAAATATAAAGAACATGTCGAAAAAGTCGACTGGGAAAGCTGCAAAAAGGTTTTGGACAATGAGCAAAGAAAAGAGTGGCTGATGAGGGGGTGGAGTAATTGA
- a CDS encoding DUF3780 domain-containing protein: MNKSKKKGKLESIGFGFNPEETQHHFLVVIPHGKNEKVLVYERFIWQEGKEVQQIDESNSLDSQLKVSIPKWLWQRVAPYLAQEFNYRLEKEGYKKAKWKEGQNPVHRLFGKELVVLLWAVEDCTDDSQVPVAIVNWQGLRPEERWWLYGVTNAATGRVNDRKGWRKALKYALLENPVSQKQIKQLDFESMKNQKTVYED; the protein is encoded by the coding sequence ATGAATAAATCTAAAAAAAAGGGTAAGTTAGAATCAATAGGTTTTGGATTTAATCCAGAAGAGACACAGCACCATTTTTTAGTTGTAATACCACATGGAAAAAATGAAAAGGTCTTGGTTTATGAAAGGTTTATATGGCAGGAAGGGAAGGAAGTTCAGCAGATAGACGAGAGCAACTCTCTTGACAGCCAGCTAAAGGTATCTATTCCAAAATGGCTGTGGCAGAGGGTTGCTCCTTATCTTGCTCAGGAGTTTAATTACAGGCTTGAAAAAGAGGGATATAAAAAAGCCAAATGGAAAGAAGGGCAAAATCCTGTTCACAGACTTTTTGGCAAAGAGCTTGTAGTTTTGCTCTGGGCAGTTGAGGATTGCACAGATGATTCACAGGTACCGGTTGCCATTGTCAACTGGCAGGGTTTAAGACCTGAAGAGAGATGGTGGCTTTACGGTGTTACCAATGCTGCAACAGGAAGGGTAAATGATAGAAAAGGCTGGAGAAAGGCATTAAAATATGCTTTGCTTGAAAACCCGGTTAGCCAGAAACAGATAAAGCAGCTTGATTTTGAGAGCATGAAAAATCAAAAGACAGTTTATGAAGATTAA
- a CDS encoding ATP-binding protein, protein MNEKIKLYRLCFESLKVYRNLIHDNVLEKLYNLICYIDDGNQDFTRIVNLYSTVYYNLLEAGKGCSLKEYIIKKILFSENTFTKLAAKSINNIAINESLKKAAAYDLDCLEFISNFSAKEIKDYLKESAVLPNFLAESFLELKGTNTILHNIIDNSIKTIIEKFLKKTCWSSLIEELVEFHRQNGFGIFAKYKGFSWDGEKLIGIENLDPIRLDSLVNIDRQKKIVVENTLAFLNGQRVNNILLYGSRGTGKSSTVKALLNEFHHMGLRIVEVYKDQLYTFPRLIRILRDVPLKFIIFVDDLSFEDIEENYTKLKAILEGSLEAMPQNVVIYATSNRRHLVKERFSDRNGLSDDEVHFNDTLEEKLSLADRFGIVVTYPSPTQQEYLAIVDEIAKKKGIEITEKLHRLALQWEMNYNGRSARTAKQFVDWYEAQVKMEKG, encoded by the coding sequence ATGAATGAGAAAATAAAGCTCTACAGACTGTGTTTTGAAAGCCTAAAAGTCTATCGAAACCTTATTCATGATAATGTTCTTGAAAAGCTGTACAATCTTATCTGCTACATCGACGATGGAAATCAGGATTTTACAAGAATTGTAAATCTTTATAGCACAGTTTATTACAATCTTTTAGAAGCTGGGAAAGGCTGTAGTTTAAAGGAATACATTATTAAGAAAATTCTCTTTAGCGAAAATACTTTTACAAAATTAGCAGCAAAAAGTATTAACAACATAGCAATAAATGAGAGTCTTAAAAAAGCTGCAGCTTATGATTTAGACTGCCTTGAGTTTATATCAAACTTTTCTGCAAAAGAGATAAAAGATTATTTAAAAGAATCTGCTGTCTTGCCAAACTTTTTAGCTGAAAGTTTTTTAGAGCTCAAAGGCACAAATACCATATTGCACAACATCATTGATAACTCTATAAAAACCATCATTGAAAAATTTTTGAAAAAAACTTGCTGGAGCAGTTTAATTGAGGAGCTTGTAGAATTCCACAGGCAAAATGGCTTTGGAATCTTTGCAAAATACAAAGGTTTTTCATGGGATGGCGAGAAGCTAATTGGCATTGAGAACTTAGACCCAATAAGATTAGATAGCCTTGTAAATATTGACAGGCAGAAGAAGATTGTTGTTGAAAACACCTTAGCGTTTTTAAATGGTCAAAGAGTCAACAACATCCTGCTTTATGGCAGCAGAGGAACTGGAAAGTCATCAACTGTAAAGGCACTTTTGAACGAGTTTCATCACATGGGTTTGAGAATTGTTGAGGTGTACAAAGACCAACTTTACACTTTTCCGAGGCTAATTAGAATCTTAAGAGATGTCCCGCTTAAGTTCATAATCTTTGTAGACGATTTGTCTTTTGAAGACATTGAGGAAAATTATACCAAACTAAAAGCCATTTTAGAAGGGTCTTTAGAGGCAATGCCTCAAAATGTTGTTATATATGCAACCTCAAACAGAAGACACTTGGTAAAAGAAAGGTTTAGCGACAGAAATGGTCTTTCTGATGATGAAGTGCACTTTAACGACACTTTAGAAGAAAAACTTTCTCTTGCTGACAGGTTTGGAATAGTAGTCACATACCCATCCCCAACCCAGCAGGAATACCTTGCAATTGTTGATGAGATTGCAAAGAAAAAGGGAATTGAGATTACAGAAAAGCTTCACAGGCTTGCTCTGCAGTGGGAAATGAACTACAACGGCCGCTCAGCAAGAACAGCTAAGCAGTTTGTTGACTGGTATGAGGCACAGGTTAAAATGGAAAAGGGCTAA
- a CDS encoding DUF499 domain-containing protein: protein MKTLFELCKPREDVFATRSSEDVQEISDLLSDKINPEKFFDQTYITNGMRRLFDVAFRRFKGLDESQGLIVLRQAMGGGKTHNMIALGLLAKYPELRKKVLGENYPYFYEGRVRTAIFTGRWTNSIPWVEIAKQLGKQEILNNILSNHMHAPGDREWTDLLSGDPLLILLDELPLYLDYARSIPVGESNFGKVVSIGLSNLFNSIQKKELSNVMIVVSDLQAAYEQGGQLLRSALAFELDKEATRVAFSIQPVDMVTNDIYCILRKRFFVEYPQDPENDADVDQIARAYKEEISEGNKKGQTTVEPERIYTEIKRTYPFHPAIMDLVSRFRENVNFQQTRGLIRLMRHYMKYLYKDEGRLAKERYLIEPCDFDLSDYSTREEIINIKQSLENAIMHDVYSTAYITTAKSIDQKYNTDLASKVAKLILLSSLSEITKSPLGLTSGEIYAYLLSPGRALSIFSNVLEDFKQNSLHARIDSSDRIYLAPVENVVARMRKFKSMHTLDEAEERLERYLRSFFEPRNFNCYQKVYQKVIALPNDISKIPVDMNNVTLVISKPYNNRGDLNPALKDFWANQTYKNRLLFLTGSTNMYDSLLEKIREYICWEDVLEELKRDGIPATDSEYKRAENELTKSANSILETIRETFNKLYYPQRLPLKHEAELISVDVKIEVQNENNQEKKTSGLLGNNRDGERIIQEVLRGKKYIEPADINEFREKVESILFTQERMSWSEVVERAARDARWFWHPPQALEDLKRDMISKGLWKEDSGYVLRGEAAKEKSTVMVRVLYPDFDTGELVLKLTPMYGDTVYYEEGDQIPTENSQTVQNKNEFRTKSVKINFLCVDSSGFYPKGDIVKFESPIYLDDNIRFTDNEGKMHIKVRTVPRAKVLYTTDGSSPRYNGIEAQNGDITIPDNCKLIIIIAEKDGVYSEQKTIKIGSNTRPGVAEQSLDYEKPVRLKLSSNKKIIIYSIEDLNREASLLKEYGGRFVSYNLEIYKDDDNYVVIHSRKQQGEEVEEVFSNIEKVKTNFYPENIQNIRGVISEVLFDDAKKFEEWLKQKGRSLQEFREAIIQDE from the coding sequence ATGAAAACCCTTTTCGAACTTTGTAAACCAAGAGAAGATGTATTTGCTACAAGATCGTCAGAGGATGTTCAGGAGATTTCAGACCTTCTTTCTGACAAAATCAATCCTGAAAAATTTTTTGATCAAACGTACATAACAAATGGTATGAGAAGGCTTTTTGATGTTGCTTTTAGAAGGTTCAAAGGTTTGGATGAAAGCCAGGGTTTGATTGTTTTAAGACAGGCTATGGGCGGCGGAAAAACCCATAACATGATTGCGCTTGGGCTTTTAGCAAAGTATCCAGAGTTAAGAAAAAAGGTTTTAGGCGAAAATTACCCATATTTTTATGAAGGAAGAGTAAGAACTGCCATCTTTACAGGCAGGTGGACAAACTCAATTCCCTGGGTTGAAATTGCAAAACAGCTGGGCAAGCAGGAAATACTAAACAATATTTTGAGCAATCATATGCATGCACCGGGTGACAGAGAGTGGACAGATCTTCTTTCAGGCGACCCATTATTGATACTTTTGGACGAGCTTCCGCTTTATCTTGATTATGCACGTTCAATACCGGTTGGCGAGAGCAATTTTGGAAAAGTGGTGTCTATAGGACTTTCAAATCTGTTCAACAGCATTCAGAAAAAGGAACTTTCCAACGTTATGATTGTTGTATCCGACCTTCAGGCTGCATATGAACAGGGTGGACAGCTTTTGAGAAGTGCTCTGGCTTTTGAGCTTGACAAAGAAGCAACCAGGGTTGCTTTTTCAATACAGCCTGTTGACATGGTAACAAACGATATATACTGTATTTTGCGAAAAAGATTCTTTGTTGAATATCCTCAAGACCCGGAAAATGATGCGGATGTTGACCAGATTGCAAGGGCATACAAAGAAGAGATTTCAGAAGGAAATAAAAAAGGACAGACAACTGTTGAGCCAGAAAGGATTTACACAGAAATAAAAAGGACATATCCTTTTCATCCTGCAATAATGGATCTTGTAAGCCGGTTCAGAGAAAATGTCAATTTCCAGCAAACAAGAGGACTCATTCGTCTTATGAGACATTACATGAAATATTTGTATAAAGATGAAGGACGGCTTGCAAAGGAGAGGTATCTTATTGAACCATGCGACTTTGATTTGAGCGACTACAGCACGCGTGAAGAAATAATCAATATAAAGCAGAGCTTAGAGAATGCAATAATGCACGATGTTTATTCTACAGCATATATTACCACTGCCAAGTCTATTGACCAGAAGTATAACACAGACCTTGCAAGCAAAGTGGCAAAGCTTATTCTGCTATCTTCACTTTCTGAGATAACAAAATCACCGCTTGGGCTAACATCAGGTGAAATTTATGCTTACCTGCTTTCACCCGGCAGGGCTTTGAGTATTTTTTCAAACGTTTTAGAAGATTTCAAACAAAATTCTCTTCATGCAAGAATAGACAGCAGTGACAGAATTTATCTTGCGCCTGTTGAAAATGTTGTTGCAAGAATGAGAAAATTCAAGAGTATGCATACCCTCGATGAAGCTGAAGAACGATTAGAAAGGTATTTAAGAAGCTTTTTTGAACCGCGTAATTTTAACTGTTATCAGAAAGTATATCAAAAGGTTATTGCACTGCCGAATGATATTTCTAAGATTCCTGTTGATATGAACAATGTAACCCTTGTTATTTCAAAACCTTACAATAACAGAGGTGACTTAAATCCTGCTCTTAAAGATTTCTGGGCTAATCAGACATATAAGAACAGACTTTTGTTCCTGACTGGTTCTACAAATATGTATGATTCCCTTTTGGAAAAGATAAGAGAATATATTTGCTGGGAAGATGTTCTGGAAGAATTAAAAAGAGATGGGATTCCTGCAACAGACTCTGAATACAAAAGAGCTGAAAATGAACTGACAAAGTCGGCAAACAGCATCTTGGAGACAATTAGAGAGACATTCAACAAGCTTTACTACCCGCAAAGACTTCCACTCAAGCATGAGGCTGAGCTTATTTCTGTAGATGTGAAAATTGAGGTTCAGAATGAAAATAATCAAGAGAAAAAAACATCAGGACTTCTTGGAAACAATAGAGATGGTGAAAGAATTATTCAGGAAGTATTGAGGGGAAAGAAATATATTGAGCCTGCTGATATTAACGAGTTTCGCGAAAAAGTAGAGAGTATTTTGTTTACTCAAGAAAGAATGAGCTGGAGCGAGGTTGTTGAGAGAGCTGCTAGGGATGCAAGATGGTTCTGGCATCCGCCTCAAGCTCTTGAGGATTTAAAAAGGGACATGATTTCAAAAGGGCTGTGGAAAGAAGACTCTGGCTATGTTTTAAGAGGAGAAGCTGCAAAGGAAAAATCAACTGTAATGGTAAGGGTGTTATATCCTGATTTTGATACGGGTGAGTTAGTGTTAAAACTTACGCCAATGTATGGAGATACAGTTTATTATGAAGAAGGGGACCAAATACCAACAGAAAATTCACAAACTGTTCAAAATAAAAATGAGTTTAGAACAAAATCGGTGAAAATAAATTTCTTATGCGTTGATTCTTCAGGTTTTTATCCAAAAGGAGATATTGTAAAATTTGAATCTCCAATATACTTAGACGACAACATTCGCTTTACAGATAATGAAGGGAAAATGCACATAAAAGTGAGAACTGTGCCAAGAGCTAAGGTTTTATACACAACTGACGGCTCAAGCCCACGATACAATGGGATTGAAGCTCAAAACGGTGATATTACAATACCGGATAACTGTAAACTGATTATTATAATTGCTGAAAAAGATGGTGTGTATTCTGAACAAAAGACTATAAAAATAGGTAGCAATACACGACCTGGAGTTGCTGAACAGTCTTTGGATTATGAAAAACCTGTAAGGTTAAAGCTTTCAAGCAATAAGAAAATTATTATATACAGCATTGAAGATCTTAATAGAGAAGCTTCCCTTTTAAAAGAATATGGTGGCAGATTTGTCAGCTATAATTTAGAGATATATAAAGACGATGATAACTATGTTGTTATTCATTCCAGAAAGCAGCAAGGCGAGGAAGTTGAAGAGGTTTTTTCTAATATAGAAAAAGTCAAAACAAACTTTTATCCGGAAAACATTCAAAACATAAGAGGTGTCATATCAGAAGTTTTGTTTGATGATGCAAAGAAATTTGAAGAATGGCTAAAGCAAAAAGGAAGGTCACTGCAAGAGTTCAGGGAGGCAATAATACAAGATGAATAA